TAGCAGACTTTTAGACTCATACCCAGGGTGGATGTGGTAGAACTTCACATCCATCTGGCGAGAACCATGAGTGTAATCATGAGCTCCAACCACAGCTGTCAGCTTCTCTCCTCTGTCAAGATGAGGAAGAAAATATACATTCATGTTTTACTGGAAAATGAAGACTGTACTTAAGCATTTTAGGCTTGACTTAAAACAATATGCTTTTGAAACCATGTTAATGCATTTACATTCTTTGCAATGATGCATCTGTTGCAAAGCCACAAGCTTTAGCTCATGCTCAAAGTTCAACTTTAGCTTGTTAACTCTGGCTTGGAGTCGTGGACCCATTTGTTTGCGTGCTATTATAGCATGTGTAATTTACAAAGTGAAGACCCTTTTGCAGCATTATGGGTCTCTCTTTGACTCACAGTGAAATCTTTATAATGCGCTGCATAACAACCccccttctcaaaaaaaaaaaaaaatatatatatacaaaataaaaagaatagataaatgtaagaataaaaataataaatgtaaaatacataatgcaataGAAGTTAGTTCATTCCCATTATCTGTCTACCTGGAACAGTCAGATTTTGTTGCAGGGTGACTTGCAAAAGCACGGAGATGATCATGATGCTGTTCTTGGAAGGTTTCTCTGGAGTACCCTtaggaaaaaaaaaggtttattccaGTGTGCTACTAGTAtacttattttaaacttaaaatagaaaagtatacttttagtttacttttgaTGTACTTTTCAGAATGGGcttatgtactcctcagaaatatacttaaaatgacattgtgacgagtggggcggggcagagggccgtgggaacgaggagcgaggccggtggagtgattggagatgagcgacacctgttcgacccaccggtctcgagtcccacggaggagatggaaggatataaaactggagcgacgacagtgaaggacgagagaggaccaggcctgggctttattttatgttttggtttttatttgtgcgcatcattcgtccgtgaggggctgatgcgctgttttgtgtttattttgaattattaaaatttaatttgattgtccgccgattcccgcctccttctaccagatgaatatgaaggttttattattacagacatttaagtatacttaaacttaaaaaaaaaaaaaaaaaaaaaaaagtctaaatatattttagccatatttgtgctcctagaatctgtgtttgtattgttatatggtagagggcgctagtacacatcttctatacagaatttccaaaaataacacaagtgaagaagaaaaagataccCGTAAcagtgtttttccaaccttatacccttgaaagtgcactggaacggcagtaAAACCTGTGACTTCCCACTCGTGAActcatactagatcgatgtactcccagTTCTGAGTTCTGACATCACATCACCCGCGAAACAACTATGGCAGCCCCTACCGATAATATTGGTTATGGATGCAGTGTTTATTCAAGTCGtaaatgttgaaaaaattattttaggacaatataacgttgcaataaaattaataatctagctacaattccttgtgCTCATGAAGTTTGGCGTGATTTGCCTGGAATGTTAAAAAGTCGTTTATCATTGTTTGAAGCCGTGACTTACAAGCTCAAAACCCTGCCTGGAACGCAGAATAACATGACTGTCCTACATGAAACAGTAtcaaaactgtaacattatgaaataaaaagtcttCCGATGATGAGGCAATAATTATattcaagctttggggtgttgatcgactccatctacattttgattatcattctgaatctaATTCATATTCTTGTTTCagatttttgttcaaaatttattttttttatgaaaattagccacattaaagttaaaatatatatatatttaggtataAAAAAccttgttctttctttggatgttttgtatgttcaaatattcctataacaaaatatatacaaatttaaacctaaatagggacataatACTATACTAAAGTATTAATCAAAGTTCACTTAAAAGAAAACGTATGAGTATACTTGCGATATAAAATTACTAAACTATAGTTTACTGACACTATACTTAGTGTACAAAgtgtttaattagtaaactattaGTATaactataagttcacttttattataattgcagtacaaactacaaacaaagAGGTAAACTAAAttggccaatttagtcccaaggagtttCGAAACAGTATACATACAAGTATACTAGAACACTgacccagatagcacacgtacgtctgcaagatgtctgttaaagatctttTGATCTGGAAAGCATTTGCTGTCTTAAAACGTCTAAAAGTTTtgcatacattctaaatcataaacatcttaaagacatctaatagacttctatttgacatctaaaaggaaacgtcttatagacgtattgcagatgagcaaacactctaaaaaatatgtcttgcagatgtaaatgcacacGTCAAATAGACATCTCCAAGATGTACGTCTGCTATCAGagtgtatacttgctacataaagtatacttaaaacatacttgaattttacttaagtatacttaataaaataaacttgaagtatactactttttggtaagggcaCTGAAGATCTCAGTGTTGATGGTGGTATTTAATGAAAAATGGGCTGGTTTAGCTACCCAATAGAGATCATACTTCCTTTATCACACCTTGATGTGGCTTTCATTTTGCACTGAAGTGGAAAAGATAGGCCTTATACTCATGGTCTTAATGAGAGTAGACGATTCTCCCCCATGTATAATGTAATCTATTCCTATTGTTTCTTGTCAAATTAGATGTGAGAGATCAAGAGGTTAGAAGAACTGAATCACCGTGTCTATGTGGTTAGATCTCTTAAGGCTGATTCACACTTGAAGTGTGAATCAGAGTAACAGacacgtttgttttgttttgtctgatATGTGTGTAACATCTGTTGGCATTGGACGGTGCTTGTTTTAATCAACTGAACATGATGGATGTTGGATAGCACCAAACTGTTTGTCAGGTATTGAAATGTCTGAGAAGAGTCGTCTTGTACTTGGCTGGATCTCGGTATTTACGTCCTAACTCAAACTttttacacacacaatttattgattataatcataataatgtagTACTATTTTAATAACGATAATAGTTTGTACTATTTGTGTACTATGCTTTTGTTACTGAAAACTTTTTGATTTGCATACAATTCTATCAAGTTCTAGTTCCCAGAATGCTTTGCTTCAGACTCTAGGAGTGAATTTTGagttgttttatatgtttttgcaTAAGGTTAATATAGAGAGTcagctgttaatttttttatgttgttatgtttGGTTTTAAAAGGGTCTCTGTTATCGGCACATCTTGAGGGTGTTAGCATTGTGATGGAGAGCAGAGCCTGTGGTTTGGTTGAAGATTGGTCTAGAAACATTAAGACTACTCACTACTTTATTTACAAAGCAGTTATATTTGCAGTTGTTGATTCGGTGGTGGTCTCTCTGGTTATGTCAGCACATGCATGTGAACTTGATAATTGTAACACTTACTCAACTGGAGAAACACTTACTTGGTCTGTTTAAGGTGGTTCGCATGTTTGATACAACTGAGAAGTTTCTGAAAACCTTACATTAGTCACCTGACAACTTAAAGTTGAGCATTTTAATAGACAGATATCCAGTATATTTAACTTAAActgaatatattaaaactaaactaaaaagtaaaagtaaaactacttttaAAGGAAATAATTTTTAAGGTCAACTAATTAGACTTCTTCttctttatgtttattatttatttattttatttattaaatcctgCAGGGTTTTCTGGgcttattttgtcttatttaattttattttgatctgtctgactttattttatttaaaaaaaatttagctaaaaagcacttttatttaattcatcaGATCAGCACATCACTAGTAAAATCAGTTCATACATTATCATAAAGTCTGtgaatcattttgtttttgtacataCTTTGCAGGATCCACCACCACCATATACACAGATCATCTTCAAGGCCGAGTAGCTGGATCCCCATTTACGTTTACACTTTTTGTGATTCAGTATAGTCACGTTTGCCTCCATTAGATGATTGCTCGGTGAGCCATTAATCGACAGTCTTCCCCAGCCCGCAACACTACAGGGAGTATCCACATTGACATCTTTGCTGTTCTTTGGCAATGATATCAGTCCAACATTGTTGTTTAGTCTGACTTTTTTATATAGCTGTAAATCAAAACCACaaccattaataataaacataatcttTTTTAAGGCTGATTTTACTGCTGTTCTTGTGGTTAGAACAGAATTAAGCCaaggtgaattaaaatgttttaatttgccTCTTAAAGTTTATGTCATGCATTTTTGGTTTTTGGttatatataacaacaacaacaacaagtaaTTTCCCATTTATGAAAGAGGCACTTGTTATTTTCCATAAGTTAGAAAGTAAATCcctagtatttaaaaaaaataaaaaataaaaataaatatatatatatatatatatatatatatatatatatatatatatatatatatatatatatatatatatatagtttttttttttttttttttttcatttcaacattctAAAAGTCATActgaatgttatttaaaatttgtttCCTGACCAGATATTGTCTGAACAAGTAATATGAGCACAGCTGGTTACCATCAAAAGCATGATGTCATTTTTAGGTTTGTAGTCTGGATGTGGGATGTAGTTCTTTACACTGCTGTGGTTCAAACTCATACTGTTGCTTAAGTCATGAGCACCAACAACAACCGTCAAAATCACATTTCTGTTGAAAGAAtctatttgaaaaatgtattcatgaagTCATGATGCTCATTTATTACATATGAGACCTTGTATGCTGCACTGCAGTAATTTTGTCTGTGAGAACTGATTTTAACTTAATGTTTCAGTTAACAGTAATCAAAACTAGTACCCTTTCCAACAATGTGCAGCAGTCAAGACCCACTGATCAGAAATGAGGGATCCACCACAGATGTGTCGCCCATTCAATTGAATGGAAACCATGTAAGGTCTGGAGTGGGGTTTTGCTTCCCTGCCATTTACTATACCCACATTCACATCAGCTGGGAACAAGAGAGTGCTGTTTAGTTCTAATTTTTAGCAGATTAATCAATTCAGTACTTTGGTCAGTCTCACCAGTGAAGGTCAGGTGTGGCAGCAGAGAGgccagcaggagcagagagatgaTGGTCATCATGAAGACAATCAGTGAGCTCTCACAACAAAACACTGTATACATATAGTCTGAAGGTGGGTGGAGACATTGAGCTGCTAAAAAAATCTTGTGTCATGAGCAAGCCTTGTTCTTGACAATCCTCGTCTTAAATTTAAGCCACAGAGGTTTTGACCAACAAGAATTAAGCATGTATCATGAGCATGAAAACGAATGGTGAAAATGTGTTTTGCACCTTAAAACTCACAGATAAAATAGAAGGGGATGAGAAAACGTGAAGTACATCAAAACTGGCTTTTTATGAGCATCAAAcatgtaaaaattatattcatttataaattttttcatcatttgacttcagatttcagatttttgcATCTCTCAAGGAGACATTATTAAGTCAGGAGATGAACTActcttttcatatttatttatttactcactcatttatttatttaaaaatgttcactCTGGGCAATTCTAAACCCTGTGGAAATGAAATCCTGGGTTTTCTTGTTTCACACACCTCACTATTTAAGTAGGGTAAACAATTAATTTTGGGTTCAAAAGCTGTGatgctatatgtgtgtgtgtgtatatatatatatatatatatatatatatatatatatatatatatacacactcacctaaaggattattaggaacacctgttcaatttatcattaatgcaattatctaatcaaccaatcacattttGCAGTTGCTTCAATCCATTTATGGGTGttgtcctggtcaagacaatctcctgaactccaaactgaatgtcagaatgggaaagaaaggtgatttaagcaattttgagggTGACATAGTGGTTCGTGCCAgacgggccagtctgagtatttcacaaacaCAATCTGAGTatcacacaaccatttctagggttaacaaagaatggtgtgaaaaggga
This DNA window, taken from Carassius auratus strain Wakin chromosome 47, ASM336829v1, whole genome shotgun sequence, encodes the following:
- the LOC113064546 gene encoding granzyme A-like gives rise to the protein MMTIISLLLLASLLPHLTFTADVNVGIVNGREAKPHSRPYMVSIQLNGRHICGGSLISDQWVLTAAHCWKGNVILTVVVGAHDLSNSMSLNHSSVKNYIPHPDYKPKNDIMLLMLYKKVRLNNNVGLISLPKNSKDVNVDTPCSVAGWGRLSINGSPSNHLMEANVTILNHKKCKRKWGSSYSALKMICVYGGGGSCKGDSGGPLVCNNDAVGVVSFTEVNNCDLPKRPNVYTKISTFHISKLNKTFYLNYVVC